In Spirobacillus cienkowskii, a genomic segment contains:
- a CDS encoding DsbA family protein: protein MKNPIKTSILTLAAFFLSSCQSSLTSQFSPQQTIGEIQNTTVKYSDLTVSEKFEIYNAQKKLYNTTKNVIEKHYLDKWFKEYQISNKIDSLENAKNDYFAKNITIPNEDIKKFIVAYQDSPKMQQIPENQREFVVKNYLSQLEQSKAERKILDDAESQGLLKITAFQKLYDFVVPLSSIGYVKDKSLNNPKVTLVEFADYECPYCVQTHATIEKLLSHFKGKIQFVFRDFPLSTIHPLAMPAAIAAKCASEQNKYWEMHNLLFDRNPTTGLTEESFNIFAEKLNLDVKKFKECNKDTDQSRQHAILKDIEEANNIGINATPTLFINGVKIDGSMNFEELKKIIEKKLSEQKS, encoded by the coding sequence ATGAAAAATCCAATAAAAACTTCAATTTTAACCCTTGCCGCGTTTTTTTTATCAAGCTGTCAATCATCATTAACTTCCCAATTTTCTCCGCAACAAACAATTGGTGAGATCCAAAATACAACTGTTAAGTACTCTGACCTCACAGTTTCTGAAAAATTTGAAATATATAATGCGCAAAAAAAATTATATAATACGACAAAAAATGTGATTGAAAAACATTACTTAGACAAATGGTTTAAAGAATATCAAATTTCTAATAAAATTGATTCATTAGAAAATGCAAAAAATGATTATTTTGCAAAAAATATTACAATTCCAAATGAAGACATTAAAAAATTTATTGTGGCATATCAAGATAGCCCTAAAATGCAACAAATCCCAGAAAATCAAAGAGAATTCGTTGTAAAAAATTATCTCTCCCAACTAGAACAAAGTAAAGCAGAGCGCAAAATTCTTGATGATGCAGAGTCGCAAGGTTTATTAAAAATTACGGCATTTCAAAAACTTTATGATTTTGTTGTTCCGCTAAGTTCTATTGGATATGTTAAAGACAAATCGCTCAATAATCCTAAAGTCACATTGGTAGAGTTTGCAGACTACGAATGCCCATATTGCGTACAAACACATGCAACTATTGAAAAACTTTTAAGTCACTTTAAAGGCAAAATACAATTTGTTTTTAGAGACTTTCCATTATCCACAATTCATCCACTTGCCATGCCTGCAGCAATTGCAGCAAAGTGTGCTTCTGAACAAAACAAATACTGGGAAATGCACAACCTATTGTTTGATCGCAATCCCACAACAGGCTTAACAGAAGAAAGTTTCAACATATTTGCAGAAAAATTAAACTTAGATGTAAAAAAATTTAAAGAATGCAATAAAGACACAGACCAGTCTCGTCAACATGCAATTTTAAAAGACATTGAAGAAGCAAATAACATTGGTATCAATGCAACACCTACTTTATTTATTAATGGTGTTAAAATAGATGGATCAATGAACTTTGAAGAACTCAAAAAAATAATTGAAAAAAAATTAAGCGAACAAAAAAGTTAA
- a CDS encoding MlaD family protein, with protein MSLSSEVKVGIFAIVGTAVLTTTAVVLGGNPFTSKKQNFYTTLNNVKGVAERTQVRASGVQVGQVTSVEILENGARVNFSVDGGLKIPKGSYIEIRSRGILGDSYIEIVRNQAGQGLMSSGDMLPRSPDSVDMDTLMSNMGAIADDIKKISSSLAQMLSSQETGGSLKRIIANIDGITSDLKEITSSQKDSIKQAIVAIRDSAVRISQLMERNDTKIDTILADIKTFSSELRNIATVENREKIEAIIANIDDASASMKRLAGKVENGEGTLGQLIAKNDTADEVKSTLKSLQDAVRPISQIKITLMDRVEYRVSNADKSDRFVNQFDMMLATRPDRYYLVGITNASFGREVVRTVTTTSTNGSTTTTDTTQTTTEKVSNLRFNLQLSQRFGFLGLRLGMFANTGGFATDIYAFRDKFVSSLEFTQFGGTPTPSDTQYGTRGPFSIKAFANFFITPNLFVTGGVDGLVLYSKPFPFVGAGLSITDEDLKGIIGVAALAK; from the coding sequence ATGTCTTTGTCATCTGAAGTAAAAGTTGGAATATTTGCAATAGTAGGAACAGCTGTGTTGACAACAACAGCTGTTGTCCTAGGCGGTAATCCTTTTACGTCTAAAAAACAAAATTTTTATACAACGTTAAATAATGTAAAAGGTGTTGCCGAACGCACCCAGGTTCGCGCATCGGGCGTGCAAGTTGGGCAAGTGACCTCAGTTGAAATTTTAGAAAATGGTGCCCGTGTTAACTTTAGTGTTGATGGCGGTTTAAAAATTCCAAAAGGTTCTTATATCGAAATTCGCTCTCGTGGAATTCTTGGCGATTCTTACATTGAGATTGTACGTAATCAAGCCGGTCAAGGACTGATGAGTTCTGGTGACATGTTACCGCGTAGCCCTGATTCAGTGGATATGGATACTTTAATGAGTAACATGGGAGCAATTGCAGATGATATAAAAAAAATAAGTAGTTCGCTCGCACAAATGCTGAGTTCGCAAGAAACAGGAGGCTCTTTAAAAAGAATTATTGCAAATATTGATGGTATTACCTCTGACTTAAAAGAAATCACCTCGAGCCAAAAAGATTCCATTAAGCAAGCAATTGTTGCAATTCGTGATAGCGCAGTGCGTATTTCACAATTGATGGAAAGAAATGATACAAAAATTGATACAATTTTAGCTGATATCAAAACTTTTTCATCAGAGCTTAGAAATATTGCAACTGTAGAAAACAGAGAAAAAATTGAAGCAATTATTGCAAATATTGATGATGCCAGTGCATCAATGAAGCGTTTAGCAGGAAAAGTTGAAAATGGCGAAGGCACCTTAGGGCAGCTTATTGCTAAAAACGATACAGCCGATGAAGTGAAATCGACCTTAAAAAGTTTACAAGATGCCGTAAGACCAATTTCGCAAATTAAAATTACATTGATGGATCGTGTCGAATATCGAGTGTCTAATGCCGACAAATCAGATCGTTTTGTGAATCAATTTGATATGATGTTGGCTACTAGGCCCGATCGTTATTATTTAGTTGGTATTACCAATGCTTCTTTTGGAAGAGAAGTTGTGAGAACAGTGACCACAACTTCAACAAATGGCAGTACGACGACAACGGATACAACGCAAACAACAACAGAAAAAGTGTCTAATTTAAGATTTAATTTACAGTTGTCACAACGCTTTGGTTTTTTGGGATTAAGGCTTGGGATGTTTGCCAATACGGGCGGTTTTGCAACAGATATCTATGCATTTCGTGATAAATTTGTCAGTTCTTTAGAATTTACGCAATTTGGTGGTACGCCAACACCATCTGATACCCAGTATGGCACACGTGGGCCTTTTAGTATTAAAGCCTTTGCCAATTTTTTTATTACGCCAAATCTTTTTGTGACAGGTGGGGTTGATGGTTTGGTGCTGTACAGCAAGCCATTTCCTTTTGTTGGTGCAGGTCTTTCTATTACAGACGAAGACTTAAAAGGCATCATTGGCGTTGCTGCATTAGCGAAATAA
- a CDS encoding ABC transporter ATP-binding protein yields MQLNNIFVSFKDVKKSFGQNHVLNGLNLEIPKNKISFIIGRSGEGKSVILKHIVGILNPDFGEIWIDGKVMSPDEQDNWNIVRKKIGFLFQDGALFDSLNVFENIAFPLKNHLKISFAKMRQEVEELLEIVGLPDIQYKYPSELSIGERKRVGLARALALKPKLLLYDEPTTSMDPFVSDLIDKLIFNTQKKLDDITTVVVSHDISSVFGLAEHIFLLHKGQIYFEGSAKDFETTEDALVKQFLSGGRKGPLEVPLV; encoded by the coding sequence ATGCAATTAAATAATATTTTTGTAAGTTTTAAAGATGTGAAAAAATCCTTTGGACAAAATCATGTACTGAATGGTTTGAACCTTGAAATACCAAAAAATAAAATATCATTTATTATTGGTCGAAGCGGTGAGGGAAAATCTGTTATTTTAAAACATATTGTTGGTATTTTAAATCCAGATTTTGGAGAAATATGGATTGATGGTAAGGTGATGTCTCCAGATGAGCAGGATAATTGGAACATTGTGCGTAAAAAAATTGGTTTTCTTTTTCAAGATGGCGCTTTATTTGATAGTTTAAATGTTTTTGAAAATATTGCATTTCCATTAAAAAATCATTTAAAAATTTCTTTTGCAAAAATGCGGCAAGAAGTAGAAGAGCTATTGGAGATTGTAGGTTTACCTGATATTCAATACAAATACCCGTCTGAACTTTCAATTGGTGAACGAAAAAGAGTCGGTTTAGCACGAGCATTGGCGTTAAAACCTAAATTGCTACTTTACGATGAACCCACGACAAGTATGGATCCTTTTGTGTCTGATTTGATTGATAAACTTATATTTAATACTCAAAAAAAACTTGACGATATTACAACAGTTGTTGTGAGCCACGATATTTCGTCTGTGTTTGGTCTTGCAGAACATATTTTTTTATTACACAAAGGACAAATTTATTTTGAAGGGTCTGCGAAAGACTTTGAAACAACTGAAGACGCTTTGGTCAAACAATTCCTTAGTGGCGGCAGAAAAGGTCCTTTGGAAGTTCCTCTTGTCTAA